From a single Candoia aspera isolate rCanAsp1 chromosome 10, rCanAsp1.hap2, whole genome shotgun sequence genomic region:
- the AHDC1 gene encoding transcription factor Gibbin — MHSFPEGSCTGLGQEHKTSSLHHSEIAERYKSLHTQSSSKSEDLLSVSVPACPADVQDLEETTTQDRAAKTFSNATLASGRCNIDSIISLLKSKCGNGRINLYPVVQLIDIMKDIDRLSQDLKSCGVHLDCSGLQFDSHLPLREEGQGQGLHYSFYSSPVLANSIRSPEELAMQSSAKAELLKQTQPRHYVGETEGDTQGAQDQISQSSPILKVPSSLDEASSSESETTDYPELANTDILNELASLACPGPQLLDHQHPESHRQLLQSQGAESRSQLIGSQSLEHQPQLVDSKSLEPPPEPLALQTVDPLPVPLGLQTLEPLELQSLEPLSESLSLQSLEPLSEPLGLQSLGTLDHQLLDSQPQLLDPEAQLLAPLPKLLDSQPHLGTEESSGALSLQPGARLGGCSLRGVIRRGAGRGRDDHRKYALRRTDKPKILCRRRRGGRGQRAEIVTDTKVLPMAAPVEMVVAQPEEPRMQVTTVAIDEVADPIVSALEPEDGRKAAAILNPPKPKCRGIRRMVVKMAKIPVSLGRRNKTTYKVSSLNSNLNLEGKEITACPSVEPTPLLKMKNNGRNVVVVFPPGEMPIILKRKRGRPPKNLMLGPCKPKEPAPEVKKRRRRKQKLASPQPSYVADTNDSKADYSDVLAKLAFLNRQSQCSARCSPPRCWTPTEPDSIHQAPDTQSISHFLHRVQGFRRRGGKGGGFGRGGSHSARSSRCSFSDFFEGIGKKKKGVLGTAMHADPTHPRKRGRPEPDPMEKPKRKRRSRKNGVLFPEQNPGQNFSDGSSEWCGEKESLWMSHQGHLSSQANRNCSYQGTDSRTFHSSTVESGSSNRTGFYGGSNPSSQSELSQERQSLFTGYFRSLLDSDDSSDLLDFALSNSRSASRKSSTTYTAPPNAIATQRGMASYPSRGGKATPSSTTTTATSEVPFHTVSRQSFPPNRATGYTLSQAASECRDPDAFQKLAPLSAVSRSPTTHTTTASSYAQYGNYGSTGGQTVTPASLFQQGKPYHTTQDCPNNKDCSFTYGSGNSLPSSPSSAHSASYTQQTSGSSMPLSKPSFFNSSDPSQFSSSSHTPMRCDSRASTVSPGGYMVPKSSISFQPSPENCRQFPSASQWAFRQGYSNLDWNSETFSQLYNPGFDCHINEPNVILDISNYTPQKAKQQTVSETFSESSSDSTQFNQPAGYRRANSEASSSEGQSSLSSLEKLMMDWNESSSAPGYNWNQSVLFQSSTKPGRGRRKKVDIFDAAHLSFSTGGYPSKRGTGARQPRGSRGACASKKERGTGKAKFPTKSQPVNPLFQDSTDLGLDYYSGDSSMSPLPSQSRSFGLGERDPCDYTGPYSMNPSTPSDGTFGQGFQSDSPSLGQTDLENKHFPALPHQLAAPPPQQTVFEASLQKAFSPNCSPTLAFKEDLRPSDIRKLPACDSLKHGMPGVGGLPHSAPHMTCRDLSMSQPHYDSPSCKNPSYWYSHTASTRSPPYDNKAGVGMLVDFMGRSPEASCLNPHLTSPPSSNPSKSEKEPMDMARAHHRGAYICPLMNDLSISPVPRDSMLPLQDNYRYPSFAPQGHPIMAAAQKSGFLGPMLEQHPEDTFTVTSL, encoded by the coding sequence ATGCACAGCTTCCCAGAAGGTTCTTGCACTGGGTTAGGTCAGGAGCACAAAACTAGCTCCTTACATCATTCAGAGATAGCTGAGCGGTACAAAAGCCTCCATACCCAGAGCAGCAGCAAGTCCGAGGACTTGCTGTCAGTCAGTGTTCCTGCCTGCCCTGCTGACGTCCAAGACTTGGAGGAAACCACCACGCAGGACAGAGCTGCCAAAACCTTCTCCAATGCCACATTAGCCTCAGGGAGGTGTAACATTGATAGCATCATCTCACTGTTGAAAAGCAAGTGTGGCAACGGCAGAATCAACCTCTACCCTGTGGTGCAGCTCATAGACATCATGAAGGATATTGACCGACTCTCCCAGGACCTGAAGAGCTGTGGTGTTCACCTAGACTGCAGTGGCTTGCAATTTGACAGCCACCTGCCGCTTAGAGAGGAAGGCCAGGGACAAGGTCTTCATTATAGCTTCTACTCCTCCCCCGTGCTGGCCAACAGCATCCGCAGTCCTGAGGAGCTGGCCATGCAAAGCAGCGCCAAAGCTGAGCTCCTCAAACAGACCCAACCTCGCCATTATGTGGGAGAAACAGAGGGGGACACTCAAGGTGCCCAGGACCAAATCAGCCAGAGTAGTCCTATTCTGAAGGTTCCCAGTAGTCTTGATGAAGCTAGCAGCTCAGAGTCTGAGACTACCGATTATCCTGAACTAGCCAATACAGATATCCTGAATGAACTGGCTTCTCTGGCCTGCCCGGGGCCTCAGTTATTAGATCATCAGCATCCAGAAAGCCACCGACAGCTGCTACAAAGCCAAGGGGCAGAGTCAAGGTCTCAGTTAATTGGCTCACAGTCTCTAGAACACCAGCCCCAGCTGGTCGATTCTAAGTCTCTAGAGCCTCCTCCAGAACCATTGGCCCTGCAGACAGTGGATCCCTTGCCTGTCCCACTGGGGCTGCAGACTCTAGAGCCTCTGGAGCTTCAGTCTTTGGAACCGCTTTCTGAGTCACTGTCACTCCAGTCCCTAGAACCCCTTTCTGAGCCTCTAGGGCTCCAGTCTTTAGGGACACTGGACCACCAACTGCTTGACTCCCAGCCCCAGCTTCTGGATCCAGAGGCTCAGCTGCTAGCCCCTTTGCCCAAGTTGCTGGACTCCCAGCCCCATCTGGGGACAGAGGAGTCTTCAGGAGCACTCTCACTACAACCTGGAGCCCGCCTTGGAGGCTGCTCCTTAAGAGGAGTGATAAGGCGAGGCGCTGGGCGGGGAAGGGATGATCACAGGAAATACGCTCTACGTAGAACAGATAAACCAAAGATCCTCTGTCGTCGGAGGAGGGGAGGCCGAGGGCAGCGAGCAGAGATTGTCACTGACACCAAAGTCCTCCCCATGGCTGCACCAGTGGAGATGGTCGTGGCACAGCCAGAAGAACCCAGGATGCAAGTGACTACCGTTGCAATAGATGAAGTAGCAGATCCCATTGTTTCCGCTTTGGAGCCTGAAGATGGCCGGAAAGCTGCTGCCATCCTGAATCCCCCAAAGCCTAAATGCCGTGGCATACGTCGGATGGTGGTGAAGATGGCCAAGATTCCGGTCTCTCTTGGGAGGAGGAATAAGACTACATACAAAGTGTCCTCTCTCAATAGCAACTTGAACCTAGAGGGCAAAGAGATCACAGCCTGCCCCTCTGTAGAACCCACTCCCCTGCTGAAGATGAAAAACAATGGCCGGAACGTGGTAGTGGTTTTTCCTCCAGGAGAAATGCCGATCATCCTAAAGCGCAAGCGGGGGAGGCCCCCCAAAAACCTGATGCTTGGGCCCTGCAAACCTAAGGAGCCCGCACCAGAAGTGAAAaagcggaggaggaggaagcagaagtTGGCATCACCACAGCCCTCTTACGTTGCGGACACCAACGACAGCAAAGCCGACTATTCAGACGTCCTGGCAAAGCTCGCCTTTCTCAACCGCCAGAGCCAGTGCTCGGCTCGTTGCTCCCCACCCCGCTGCTGGACCCCGACTGAGCCAGACTCCATCCACCAGGCTCCTGACACTCAAAGTATCTCCCACTTTTTGCACCGAGTTCAAGGCTTCCGCAGGCGAGGCGGCAAAGGAGGTGGGTTTGGGCGTGGAGGGAGCCATTCAGCCCGTTCCTCCCGCTGCTCCTTTAGTGATTTCTTTGAAGGCattggtaaaaagaaaaaaggggttcTGGGGACAGCCATGCACGCCGACCCCACTCATCCACGGAAAAGAGGCCGTCCGGAGCCAGACCCCATGGAGAAGCCCAAAAGAAAGAGGCGATCTCGCAAAAATGGGGTTTTGTTTCCTGAGCAGAACCCTGGCCAGAATTTCAGTGATGGGTCCTCAGAATGGTGTGGAGAAAAAGAAAGTCTTTGGATGTCCCACCAAGGACACCTTTCCAGTCAAGCCAACAGGAACTGCAGCTACCAAGGCACCGACTCCCGGACCTTCCACTCTTCAACAGTGGAGTCAGGTTCTTCAAACCGAACTGGTTTTTATGGGGGGAGCAATCCATCATCCCAGTCTGAACTAAGCCAGGAAAGGCAGAGCCTTTTCACAGGCTATTTCCGCTCCCTATTGGATTCAGATGACTCCTCTGACCTGCTGGACTTCGCCCTCTCCAATTCTCGCTCTGCATCACGAAAATCTTCAACCACATACACAGCCCCTCCCAATGCTATCGCGACCCAGAGAGGCATGGCATCCTACCCAAGCCGGGGTGGGAAAGCCACACCCTCTTCCACCACCACAACCGCCACTAGTGAGGTGCCCTTCCACACAGTCAGCCGGCAATCGTTCCCTCCCAACAGAGCAACAGGCTACACCCTGTCTCAGGCTGCTTCTGAGTGCCGTGACCCAGATGCATTCCAGAAGCTGGCACCTCTCTCGGCGGTCTCCAGGTCTCCCACTACTCACACTACCACCGCCTCCAGCTATGCACAATATGGCAACTATGGTAGTACTGGAGGACAAACTGTGACTCCTGCCAGCTTGTTTCAGCAAGGGAAGCCCTACCACACCACACAAGACTGTCCCAACAACAAGGACTGCAGCTTCACCTATGGCAGTGGCAACAGCCTGCCCTCCTCCCCAAGCAGTGCCCACAGTGCCAGCTATACCCAGCAGACTTCAGGGTCCAGCATGCCCTTGAGCAAGCCCTCTTTCTTCAACAGCTCAGATCCCAGTCAGTTCTCCAGCTCCTCTCACACGCCCATGAGGTGTGACAGCCGGGCAAGCACTGTGTCCCCAGGGGGTTACATGGTCCCTAAGAGTTCCATCTCCTTCCAGCCTTCACCGGAGAACTGTAGGCAGTTTCCTAGTGCCTCTCAGTGGGCTTTCCGGCAAGGCTACAGCAACTTGGACTGGAACTCGGAGACCTTCAGTCAACTCTACAACCCGGGCTTTGACTGCCACATCAATGAACCCAACGTCATTCTAGACATCTCCAACTACACACCCCAGAAGGCCAAGCAACAGACAGTCTCGGAGACCTTCTCTGAATCCTCCTCAGACAGTACCCAGTTCAACCAGCCAGCAGGCTACCGAAGGGCCAACAGTGAGGCTTCGTCTAGTGAGGGGCAGTCCAGCCTCTCCAGCTTGGAGAAGTTGATGATGGACTGGAACGAGTCATCTTCAGCCCCAGGTTATAACTGGAACCAGAGCGTTTTATTCCAAAGCAGCACCAAGCCAGGACGTGGCAGGCGAAAGAAAGTGGACATATTTGATGCTGCCCATCTCAGTTTTTCCACAGGGGGCTATCCCTCCAAAAGGGGGACTGGTGCTCGGCAGCCACGGGGCTCCCGGGGTGCCTGTGCCTCCAAAAAGGAAAGAGGCACGGGCAAAGCTAAGTTCCCCACCAAATCCCAGCCAGTGAACCCGCTGTTTCAAGACAGCACTGATCTGGGGCTGGACTACTACAGTGGGGACAGCAGTATGTCCCCGCTGCCTTCGCAGTCCCGGAGCTTTGGGCTCGGTGAACGAGATCCTTGCGACTACACCGGGCCCTACTCCATGAATCCCTCCACCCCTTCGGATGGCACCTTTGGGCAAGGGTTCCAGAGTGACTCCCCCAGCCTGGGGCAGACAGACCTGGAGAACAAGCATTTCCCTGCCCTGCCCCACCAGCTGGCTGCCCCGCCCCCTCAGCAGACTGTGTTTGAGGCCAGCTTGCAGAAAGCTTTCTCACCCAACTGCTCCCCAACCCTGGCCTTTAAAGAGGACTTGCGGCCCAGCGACATCAGGAAGCTCCCGGCCTGCGACTCGCTCAAACACGGCATGCCAGGGGTGGGCGGCTTGCCCCACTCAGCCCCCCACATGACCTGCCGGGACCTCTCAATGTCTCAGCCACACTATGATTCTCCCAGCTGTAAAAACCCCAGCTATTGGTATTCCCACACTGCCAGCACCCGCAGCCCTCCCTATGACAACAAAGCTGGGGTGGGCATGCTGGTAGACTTCATGGGGAGGAGCCCAGAGGCCTCTTGCCTCAACCCCCACTTGACCAGCCCCCCCAGCAGCAACCCTTCTAAGAGCGAGAAGGAGCCCATGGACATGGCAAGGGCTCACCACCGAGGAGCCTACATTTGCCCCCTGATGAACGACTTGAGTATCTCCCCGGTCCCAAGAGACTCTATGCTGCCGCTGCAGGACAACTATAGGTACCCCAGCTTTGCACCCCAAGGGCACCCAATCATGGCTGCAGCCCAGAAGAGCGGGTTTCTGGGTCCCATGCTAGAGCAGCATCCCGAGGACACATTCACAGTCACCTCCTTGTAG